In one Nicotiana tomentosiformis chromosome 6, ASM39032v3, whole genome shotgun sequence genomic region, the following are encoded:
- the LOC104100494 gene encoding uncharacterized protein isoform X4 codes for MDGRGGVVWCCMLHKKYISARKYFILDKCKDFNQIEPKCVEINILTRMKRKDDRSLEKKSTYAVMVRTRTTGQDGQPPVPPTRVARGRGRGRGSGRGAARTAARVALVDPLVAPDQEQVLDTVEPVEPAQAPTVPTVILGLQKALAQILTVCTGLVQAVSVPAATDTSQVGGGTQTPAARTPEQVMQGLQIPGVLLAHPVATAQA; via the exons ATGGATGGGCGTGGCGGTGTTGTGTGGTGTTGTATGTTACATAAGAAGTACATTTCTGCTCGAAAATATTTCATTCTTGATAAATGTAAAG ACTTTAACCAGATAGAGCCTAAATGTGTAGAAATCAACATATTAACTCGTATGAAGCGCAAGGATGATAGATCATTGGAGAAGAAGTCTACATATGCAGTT atggtgaggacacgtactaccggacaggacggacaaccaccagtaccaccaactaGGGTCGCGAGAGGCAGAGGTCGTGGTCGCGGTAGTggtagaggtgcagctcgtacggCAGCTAGAGTAGCACTTGTAGATCCACTAGTCGCTCCAGATCAGGAGCAGGTACTAGATACGGTTGAGCCAGTGgagccagctcaggcaccaactgttCCCACTGTGATTCTCGGCCTTCAGAAGGCCTTGGCTCAGATTTTGACGGTGTGCACCGGCCTTgttcaggcggtctctgttccggccgcaacAGATACTTCTCAagtcgggggaggtactcagactcctgctgctcgtactccagagcaggtgatgcagggactccAGATACCGGGGGTACTACTAGCCCACCCAGTTGCAACTGCTCAGGCCTAG
- the LOC104100494 gene encoding uncharacterized protein isoform X1, which yields MDLYSYSPLGRCSRVRTIISRLSWSLACVAKWMQLLDSTTPLFRGRNDAWMGVAVLCGVVCYIRSTFLLENISFLINVKIEPKCVEINILTRMKRKDDRSLEKKSTYAVMVRTRTTGQDGQPPVPPTRVARGRGRGRGSGRGAARTAARVALVDPLVAPDQEQVLDTVEPVEPAQAPTVPTVILGLQKALAQILTVCTGLVQAVSVPAATDTSQVGGGTQTPAARTPEQVMQGLQIPGVLLAHPVATAQA from the exons TCCCGACTATCGTG GTCCTTAGCTTGCGTTGCAAAATGGATGCAGCTTTTAGATAGCACAACTCCTCTATTTAG GGGGCGGAATGATGCATGGATGGGCGTGGCGGTGTTGTGTGGTGTTGTATGTTACATAAGAAGTACATTTCTGCTCGAAAATATTTCATTCTTGATAAATGTAAAG ATAGAGCCTAAATGTGTAGAAATCAACATATTAACTCGTATGAAGCGCAAGGATGATAGATCATTGGAGAAGAAGTCTACATATGCAGTT atggtgaggacacgtactaccggacaggacggacaaccaccagtaccaccaactaGGGTCGCGAGAGGCAGAGGTCGTGGTCGCGGTAGTggtagaggtgcagctcgtacggCAGCTAGAGTAGCACTTGTAGATCCACTAGTCGCTCCAGATCAGGAGCAGGTACTAGATACGGTTGAGCCAGTGgagccagctcaggcaccaactgttCCCACTGTGATTCTCGGCCTTCAGAAGGCCTTGGCTCAGATTTTGACGGTGTGCACCGGCCTTgttcaggcggtctctgttccggccgcaacAGATACTTCTCAagtcgggggaggtactcagactcctgctgctcgtactccagagcaggtgatgcagggactccAGATACCGGGGGTACTACTAGCCCACCCAGTTGCAACTGCTCAGGCCTAG
- the LOC104100494 gene encoding uncharacterized protein isoform X3, whose protein sequence is MQLLDSTTPLFRGRNDAWMGVAVLCGVVCYIRSTFLLENISFLINVKIEPKCVEINILTRMKRKDDRSLEKKSTYAVMVRTRTTGQDGQPPVPPTRVARGRGRGRGSGRGAARTAARVALVDPLVAPDQEQVLDTVEPVEPAQAPTVPTVILGLQKALAQILTVCTGLVQAVSVPAATDTSQVGGGTQTPAARTPEQVMQGLQIPGVLLAHPVATAQA, encoded by the exons ATGCAGCTTTTAGATAGCACAACTCCTCTATTTAG GGGGCGGAATGATGCATGGATGGGCGTGGCGGTGTTGTGTGGTGTTGTATGTTACATAAGAAGTACATTTCTGCTCGAAAATATTTCATTCTTGATAAATGTAAAG ATAGAGCCTAAATGTGTAGAAATCAACATATTAACTCGTATGAAGCGCAAGGATGATAGATCATTGGAGAAGAAGTCTACATATGCAGTT atggtgaggacacgtactaccggacaggacggacaaccaccagtaccaccaactaGGGTCGCGAGAGGCAGAGGTCGTGGTCGCGGTAGTggtagaggtgcagctcgtacggCAGCTAGAGTAGCACTTGTAGATCCACTAGTCGCTCCAGATCAGGAGCAGGTACTAGATACGGTTGAGCCAGTGgagccagctcaggcaccaactgttCCCACTGTGATTCTCGGCCTTCAGAAGGCCTTGGCTCAGATTTTGACGGTGTGCACCGGCCTTgttcaggcggtctctgttccggccgcaacAGATACTTCTCAagtcgggggaggtactcagactcctgctgctcgtactccagagcaggtgatgcagggactccAGATACCGGGGGTACTACTAGCCCACCCAGTTGCAACTGCTCAGGCCTAG
- the LOC104100494 gene encoding uncharacterized protein isoform X2: MDLYSYSPLGRCSRVRTIISRLSWGRNDAWMGVAVLCGVVCYIRSTFLLENISFLINVKIEPKCVEINILTRMKRKDDRSLEKKSTYAVMVRTRTTGQDGQPPVPPTRVARGRGRGRGSGRGAARTAARVALVDPLVAPDQEQVLDTVEPVEPAQAPTVPTVILGLQKALAQILTVCTGLVQAVSVPAATDTSQVGGGTQTPAARTPEQVMQGLQIPGVLLAHPVATAQA, from the exons TCCCGACTATCGTG GGGGCGGAATGATGCATGGATGGGCGTGGCGGTGTTGTGTGGTGTTGTATGTTACATAAGAAGTACATTTCTGCTCGAAAATATTTCATTCTTGATAAATGTAAAG ATAGAGCCTAAATGTGTAGAAATCAACATATTAACTCGTATGAAGCGCAAGGATGATAGATCATTGGAGAAGAAGTCTACATATGCAGTT atggtgaggacacgtactaccggacaggacggacaaccaccagtaccaccaactaGGGTCGCGAGAGGCAGAGGTCGTGGTCGCGGTAGTggtagaggtgcagctcgtacggCAGCTAGAGTAGCACTTGTAGATCCACTAGTCGCTCCAGATCAGGAGCAGGTACTAGATACGGTTGAGCCAGTGgagccagctcaggcaccaactgttCCCACTGTGATTCTCGGCCTTCAGAAGGCCTTGGCTCAGATTTTGACGGTGTGCACCGGCCTTgttcaggcggtctctgttccggccgcaacAGATACTTCTCAagtcgggggaggtactcagactcctgctgctcgtactccagagcaggtgatgcagggactccAGATACCGGGGGTACTACTAGCCCACCCAGTTGCAACTGCTCAGGCCTAG